One part of the Triplophysa dalaica isolate WHDGS20190420 chromosome 25, ASM1584641v1, whole genome shotgun sequence genome encodes these proteins:
- the LOC130415293 gene encoding nuclear GTPase SLIP-GC-like isoform X3: protein MYAVVTLQDTDEVMVTPSKWLNADKTQCHWPPFRSTEKLMEAIENRHEPSTAEKTWDMLNIIFHAEDDNFKEATKKQDELVKSKKERPSTSLDNTLLTSQSTQTFVTSQGVKRKHDDESSLIKDMVPWKTAKRIMERIKLKVQATQGTDNTTTTIKTHILDAISKMDKDRKKATIGIFGRTGEGKSSLLNAVLGDESLLPSGGFGACTAVIIQVEANLNDSNYIAEIEFISKEEWENEIASPDNGEDNQLTEIFKERIIALYGADAENKTLEELKRDDKYTDIDNVLTTGRKKISRSDPSEFVSCVSHYVEHNVSNSGGCFWPLVKSVTIKIPNCRDLMEHIVLVDIPGTGDCDKIRDDLWKTKIRECTAVWIVSDIKRAVTDRDPWGILDHCIEDLGPGGECKHINFICTKTDDMKTAEYLRSTKLTEAQIPGYGLDLKTKCTLHRNDLAKKSIKQKLGISKSEESKERFIIDVFTVSATAFFDENSHLKPSETEIPKLKYIMINLNKSINQKLNGDYINEAKGVLSLIQSVQLDKDKNMTKVLEDLQKNIEKELKLLDVHFKALHENLSRCLSKGVEESVRLSVKTTQHMLLSVRPKNNKGFHRVFRAMCVRGGSYWPRNWNEPLDLNKCLSKHMYDNITKEFELMFPVDDTDKTVKSMQDKLDKFSIIKSFSPTSPLLHAIQIFIKTQETKLKASLSRYIVEKKKEIYFSVQTTIRRQMAPGYETAGEIIGDGAMQRMENVMIETIEQLKHRMFNEGKVKTLQAFNELKLHVMTTLESELKRSMERMLSQTSKITLMDVSREIQEMEELFKQ, encoded by the exons ACAATTTTAAGGAGGCTACAAAGAAACAAGATGAACTTGTAAAGTCAAAGAAAGAGAG gCCATCTACCTCTCTTGACAATACACTACTGACATCACAATCCACTCAAACGTTTG TTACTAGTCAAG GtgttaaaagaaaacatgatgaTGAGTCATCGCTGATCAAAG ATATGGTCCCATGGAAGACAGCAAAGCGGATCATGGaaagaattaaattaaaagttcaGGCCACCCAGGGCACAGACAACACCACAACTACAATAAAAACCCACATTCT AGATGCCATTTCAAAGATGGATAAAGACAGAAAGAAGGCGACCATTGGGATTTTTGGCAGGACAGGTGAAGGAAAAAGCTCTTTATTAAACGCAGTACTGGGAGATGAGTCTTTACTGCCGTCTGGTGGTTTTGGTGCATGTACAGCTGTTATAATTCAGGTGGAGGCAAATCTGAATGACTCCAACTACATAGCAGAGATTGAATTCATTTCTAAAGAG GAATGGGAAAATGAGATTGCTTCACCGGATAATGGTGAGGATAACCAATTAACAGAAATTTTCAAAGAAAGGATCATTGCCTTGTATGGAGCTGATGCTGAGAATAAAACATTAGAGGAGCTGAAGAGAGATGACAAATATACTGATATTGACAATGTTCTGACCACTGGTAGGAAGAAAATATCAAGGAGTGAT CCCTCTGAGTTTGTCAGTTGTGTCAGTCATTACGTAGAACATAATGTATCAAATTCTGGTGGCTGTTTCTGGCCGCTTGTGAAGAGTGTGACGATCAAGATCCCAAACTGTCGTGATCTCATGGAGCACATCGTCCTTGTTGATATTCCTGGGACTGGAGACTGCGACAAGATCAGAGATGACCTCtggaaaact aaaataagAGAGTGCACTGCTGTGTGGATTGTAAGTGACATCAAGCGAGCGGTTACAGACAGAGACCCTTGGGGAATATTAGACCACTGCATTGAAGACTTGGGACCTGGAGGAGAATGCAAACACATAAACTTCATCTGTACTAAAACTGATGATATGAAAACAGCAGAATACCTCAG ATCTACAAAACTTACTGAGGCCCAGATTCCAGGATATGGTTTG GATCTAAAAACAAAGTGCACACTGCACAGAAATGACCTTGCAAAGAaatcaattaaacaaaaattggGAATTTCTAAAAGTGAG gaATCAAAGGAACGATTCATCATTGATGTTTTCACAGTTAGCGCCACAGCATTTTTTGATGAGAATTCACACCTGAAGCCTTCTGAAACAG AGATCCCAAAACTAAAGTATATCATGATAAACCTAAACAAGAGCATCAACCAAAAACTCAACGGAGATTATATCAATGAAGCAAAAGGAGTTTTGTCCTTGATCCAAAGTGTCCAACTGgataaagataaaaacatg aCAAAAGTCCTTGAAGATCTTCAGAAGAACATAGAGAAGGAACTGAAGCTGCTGgatgttcattttaaagcacTTCATGAGAATCTGAGCCGATGTCTCTCAAAGGGTGTAGAAGAATCAGTGAGATTGAGTGTTAAGACCACACAGCACATGTTATTATCT GTTCGgccaaaaaataacaaaggatTCCACAGAGTTTTTCGAGCCATGTGTGTGAGAGGAGGATCCTACTGGCCAAGAAACTGGAACGAGCCATTAGATTTGAACAAGTGTTTGTCCAAACACATGTATGACAACATAACTAAGGAGTTTGAATTGATGTTTCC TGTTGATGATACTGACAAAACAGTGAAATCAATGCAAGACAAGCTTGACAAGTTCAGCATCATCAAGTCCTTCTCCCCAACATCACCCCTGCTACATGCTATTCAAATCTTTATCAAAACACAG GAAACCAAACTGAAGGCATCACTCAGCAGATACATCGtagaaaagaaaaaggaaatcTACTTTTCTGTCCAAACAACCATTCGGAGGCAAATGGCTCCTGGCTATGAAA CAGCTGGAGAGATAATAGGAGATGGAGCCATGCAGAGGATGGAGAATGTAATGATAGAAACGATTGAACAGTTAAAACATCGAATGTTCAATGAGGGAAAAGTGAAAACACTCCAGGCATTCAACGAATTGAAG CTGCATGTAATGACAACTCTTGAATCAGAGCTGAAGAGATCAATGGAGCGCATGCTTTCACAAACCAGCAAAATCACTCTGATGG ATGTCTCCAGAGAGATTCAAGAGATGGAGGAACTGTTCAAGCAATAG